The Helicobacter fennelliae nucleotide sequence ACATGTTCTAATACCTGAAAACTGCAAGCGACATCAAATTTCTCTTTCTGACTTTTTTTTATATATCGCAAAGCCAAATCTTCAATGCTTATGTTTTGTATGTTGATGCCATTTTTTGCTGCCATAGTTTTTGCTTCAGTGCTAAATTCTAGTCCTGTGTAAGTAGCTGATTGTGGAATATATTTGGCAAACGCCCCCTTACCACAACCAACTTCAAGCACAGAGGCATTTTCTTTGATAAAATCTTTGGCAAAGCTGTATTCGTTTTTCTCATCAAAATAATACCAATCAAGCTGATTGAGAGCATTATAAAAATCATTATCACCAGTTGGAATACTTCCATCAAGACAAGCAAAAAATCGCAAATCGCAATCTTGACAATGCATATATGCCAAATCAGTATGCAAAAGTCGCTCTATATCAATCCCAAAATTCTTACGATAAAGAGAACTTAAAGTTGCCTTGCTAATGCTTTGAATATCCACAATTTGCGAGCTATGACATAATATACAATGCATATTTTTCCTTTATGGTGTGATAAAAGCAAAATTATAACCAAAAATCTTATTGTTCTGTTATTACTTCTGTGTTGTCAAGCTTGAGTGGTATTGCA carries:
- a CDS encoding class I SAM-dependent methyltransferase, whose protein sequence is MHCILCHSSQIVDIQSISKATLSSLYRKNFGIDIERLLHTDLAYMHCQDCDLRFFACLDGSIPTGDNDFYNALNQLDWYYFDEKNEYSFAKDFIKENASVLEVGCGKGAFAKYIPQSATYTGLEFSTEAKTMAAKNGINIQNISIEDLALRYIKKSQKEKFDVACSFQVLEHVSDPHSFIASQIKVLKSLSDSTSDSTSNSDIVGGGGANRF